A window from Oncorhynchus mykiss isolate Arlee chromosome 9, USDA_OmykA_1.1, whole genome shotgun sequence encodes these proteins:
- the LOC110532605 gene encoding ankyrin repeat domain-containing protein SOWAHB, which yields MGDVSEESLLDYFYSAGGKVKNSDLMKTYKPFIGHKDMELRAKYREEFKQIIDRIAVVKSENDEKYLVLKKRYRQQKQDSETEPGTDRQASPARPSASAQWDGSGVSSLSSAQMEPDLQPELAKRAEERKPSRLTWCGRGPSITVTEAPEQEHMQEDLHTERKPSPSVSEEPLVHSKGENELDRDSGSKSESEEQEEECTGSMGSTPVALDPVEKEWIYSAACGCLSDLAQLLQQEPSLANKKVWVPFTALHWAAKHGKEDMAAMMANAGADVNTKSHGGYTPLHIAALHGHRNILELLIGTYDAKENLRDYSGHLACQYLNIREPTEDDRAAPEEIQFPEFHMAQARDRSRNRKLTSLFQSKKKWGSAEELAPVEEEKVALAPHQLIVPAFRPRKFSR from the exons ATGGGCGATGTAAGTGAAGAATCGTTGTTGGATTATTTCTACTCAGCCGGAGGGAAAGTAAAAAATTCAGATTTAATGAAAACATACAAGCCTTTTATTGGTCACAAGGACATGGAGCTGCGTG CCAAATACAGAGAGGAGTTCAAACAGATCATCGACAGGATTGCTGTTGTGAAATCAGAGAAT GATGAGAAGTACCTAGTTCTGAAGAAGAGATACCGGCAGCAGAAGCAGGACAGCGAGACAGAgcctgggacagacagacaggccagccCTGCCAGGCCATCGGCCTCAGCCCAGTGGGATGGGTCAGGGGTCTCGTCTCTCTCCAGTGCCCAGATGGAACCAGACCTCCAGCCTGAACTGGCCAAGcgggcagaggagaggaagccTTCCCGGTTGACGTGGTGTGGAAGAGGCCCCAGCATTACTGTCACAGAGGCACCCGAGCAGGAGCACATGCAAGAG GATCTGCACACTGAGAGAAAACCCTCACCGTCTGTTTCGGAGGAACCCCTTGTGCACAGCAAAGGGGAGAATGAGCTAGACAGAGACTCAGGGTCAAAG TCAGAGTCCGAAGAGCAGGAAGAGGAGTGTACGGGCAGTATGGGCTCCACCCCAGTGGCT CTGGACCCTGTGGAGAAGGAATGGATCTACTCTGCTGCATGTGGTTGTCTCTCTGACCTCGCCCAGCTGCTACAACAGGAGCCCTCCCTGGCCAACAAGAAG GTCTGGGTGCCATTT ACAGCTCTACACTGGGCAGCCAAACATGGCAAAGAGGACATGGCTGCCATGATGGCCAATGCAGGGGCTGACGTCAACACTAAATCT CAT GGG GGCTATACACCCCTGCATATTGCAGCATTGCATGGCCATCGAAACATTTTGGAGCTGCTCATTGGAACATATG aTGCGAAGGAGAACCTCCGGGACTACAGTGGCCATCTTGCATGCCAGTACCTGAACATCAGGGAGCCTACAGAGGATGACAGAGCAGCTCCAGAGGAGATAC AATTCCCTGAGTTCCATATGGCCCAGGCCAGAGACCGCAGCAGGAACAGGAAGTTGACCTCATTGTTCCAGTCCAAGAAGAAGTGGGGCTCAGCGGAGGAGCTAGCCCCTGTAGAGGAGGAAAAGGTGGCACTTGCACCGCATCAACTCATCGTCCCCGCATTCAGACCCAGGAAATTCTCACGCTGA